A genomic window from Terrirubrum flagellatum includes:
- a CDS encoding ABC transporter permease — MIRYIALRLLALLPVAGCVVIAVFMLLHLSPGDPAAMVAGDLASPEQIARIRARLHLDQPLYLQFAIWLINLLHLDLGFSVFSDQPVARLIAQRLEPTLMLALTTTILSVAIAVPLGILAAWKARRPIDRLAMGMSVLGFSVPAFVVGYGLIYVFSINLGWFPVQGYKPISSGLAACLHSLTLPSVTLAFVFSALVARVTRAAMLEILAEDYMRTARAKGAATARLLWIHALKNAGVPVMTVIGVSFAALVGGVVVTESVFNIPGVGRLTIDAILHRDYPIVQGVILMFSALLILINLAVDLSYALFDPRIRS; from the coding sequence ATGATCAGATATATAGCGCTGCGACTGCTCGCGCTTCTGCCTGTCGCGGGATGCGTGGTGATCGCTGTCTTCATGCTGCTCCACCTGTCGCCGGGCGATCCGGCGGCTATGGTGGCCGGCGATCTCGCCTCACCTGAGCAGATCGCACGCATCCGTGCGCGGCTTCACCTCGACCAGCCTCTCTATCTGCAATTCGCCATCTGGCTGATCAATCTCCTTCATCTGGATCTGGGGTTTTCCGTCTTCTCCGATCAGCCCGTGGCGCGGCTCATTGCTCAGCGTCTTGAACCGACGCTTATGCTGGCGCTGACCACGACAATCCTGTCCGTTGCGATCGCAGTGCCTCTCGGAATCCTTGCAGCATGGAAAGCCCGAAGGCCGATTGATCGACTGGCTATGGGCATGTCGGTGCTTGGTTTTTCGGTTCCCGCCTTTGTCGTAGGATATGGTTTGATCTACGTCTTTTCGATCAATCTCGGCTGGTTTCCGGTGCAGGGCTACAAGCCGATTTCATCTGGCCTCGCGGCGTGCCTGCACAGCCTGACATTGCCGAGCGTCACACTGGCCTTCGTCTTCTCGGCGCTTGTCGCCCGCGTCACCCGCGCAGCCATGCTTGAGATCCTGGCGGAAGACTACATGCGAACAGCGCGCGCCAAGGGCGCCGCGACCGCGCGGCTGCTTTGGATTCACGCGCTCAAGAATGCGGGGGTTCCCGTCATGACTGTGATCGGCGTCAGCTTCGCCGCGCTGGTGGGCGGGGTCGTGGTGACGGAATCCGTCTTCAACATTCCAGGAGTCGGGCGCCTGACGATCGACGCGATCCTTCATCGCGACTACCCCATTGTTCAAGGCGTGATCCTGATGTTCTCCGCGCTGCTCATACTCATCAATCTTGCCGTCGACCTCAGCTATGCGCTGTTCGACCCACGCATACGCTCCTGA
- a CDS encoding ABC transporter ATP-binding protein: MLLEVTSLTTAYQGLVAISDVSLNVADQEIVVVAGANGAGKSTLLKTVAGMERPRTGTVAFDGARIEGEAGHLITARGVAYVPENKRLFPRLSVADNLRLGSYLHRGKADREAPLDQVFALFPRLKERLPQRAQTLSGGEQQMLAIGRALMTRPRLLMLDEPSQGIMPKLVDEIFEAVLAIRKTGVTVLLVEQRLNESLEIADRAYVLQTGRVILSGTAAEVRDNPDIRRAYLGI; encoded by the coding sequence GTGCTGCTTGAGGTGACGTCCCTGACGACGGCTTATCAGGGGCTCGTCGCGATCTCCGACGTGTCGCTCAATGTCGCGGATCAGGAGATCGTCGTCGTCGCCGGCGCGAACGGCGCTGGCAAGTCGACGCTTCTCAAAACGGTCGCCGGCATGGAGCGGCCGCGGACGGGAACAGTCGCGTTCGACGGCGCGCGCATCGAGGGGGAGGCCGGTCATCTCATCACGGCGCGCGGCGTCGCTTACGTCCCCGAGAACAAGCGCCTGTTTCCGCGTCTTTCCGTCGCCGATAATCTGCGCCTCGGCAGTTATCTCCATCGCGGCAAGGCGGACCGTGAAGCGCCGCTCGACCAGGTGTTCGCGCTCTTCCCGCGTCTGAAAGAACGTTTGCCGCAGCGCGCGCAGACGCTCTCGGGCGGCGAGCAGCAGATGCTGGCGATCGGCCGTGCGCTGATGACGCGTCCGCGGCTGCTGATGCTCGATGAGCCGTCACAGGGCATCATGCCGAAGCTGGTCGATGAAATCTTCGAGGCGGTGCTCGCGATCAGAAAAACAGGCGTGACCGTGCTGTTGGTCGAGCAGCGCCTGAACGAGAGCCTCGAGATTGCCGACCGCGCCTATGTCCTGCAGACAGGCCGCGTGATCCTGTCGGGAACCGCGGCCGAGGTGCGCGACAATCCTGACATCCGCCGCGCCTATCTCGGCATCTGA
- a CDS encoding ABC transporter ATP-binding protein, with protein sequence MAFLEISTLKKSYGDNQVVKTFDLSVERGEFITLLGPSGCGKTTVLRMVAGFETPSSGSIRMDGQEVSQLPPNQRNVGMVFQAYALFPNMTIAENIGFGLKIAKRPQSEIKARVQQMLDMIKLPQIADRYPFQLSGGQQQRVALARAIAVQPKILLLDEPLSALDAKVRVALRDEIRAVQRELGITTLFVTHDQEEAMSVSDRIVVMSEGRIEQIGAPFEIYNRPRTRFVASFVGTLNLLEGRVLDPAGKIEVQGQELMVASGFPQAKAGHTATLAVRPEAITIGDGVENANRLSGEIDNVAFQGAIVRIRVRCKDKLISLDSFNTPNSPPPEIGSAVTISFPRDIQVLESA encoded by the coding sequence ATGGCGTTCCTCGAAATCTCGACGCTGAAGAAGAGCTACGGCGACAATCAGGTGGTCAAGACCTTTGACCTCAGCGTCGAGCGCGGCGAATTCATCACGCTGCTCGGGCCATCGGGTTGCGGCAAAACCACTGTGCTGCGCATGGTCGCCGGCTTCGAAACGCCCTCGTCGGGCTCAATCCGCATGGACGGCCAGGAAGTCAGCCAATTGCCGCCGAACCAGCGCAATGTCGGCATGGTGTTTCAGGCCTATGCGCTGTTCCCCAACATGACGATCGCCGAGAATATCGGCTTCGGCCTGAAGATCGCGAAGCGCCCGCAATCCGAGATCAAGGCGCGCGTGCAGCAGATGCTGGACATGATCAAATTGCCGCAGATCGCCGACCGCTATCCGTTCCAGCTTTCCGGCGGCCAGCAGCAGCGTGTCGCTCTTGCCCGCGCCATTGCCGTGCAGCCGAAAATCCTGCTGCTCGACGAGCCGCTCTCGGCGCTGGACGCCAAGGTGCGCGTCGCGCTGCGCGATGAAATCCGCGCGGTGCAGCGTGAACTCGGCATCACCACGCTGTTTGTGACGCACGATCAGGAAGAGGCCATGTCGGTTTCCGATCGGATCGTGGTGATGAGCGAGGGCCGCATCGAGCAGATCGGAGCGCCATTCGAAATCTATAACCGGCCGCGGACGCGCTTCGTCGCCTCCTTCGTCGGCACGCTGAACCTGCTCGAAGGCCGCGTGCTCGATCCCGCCGGCAAGATCGAAGTTCAGGGCCAGGAGCTCATGGTGGCGAGCGGCTTTCCCCAGGCGAAAGCAGGCCACACCGCGACGCTCGCGGTGCGCCCGGAAGCGATCACCATCGGCGACGGCGTGGAGAACGCGAACCGCCTTTCCGGAGAAATCGACAACGTCGCTTTCCAGGGCGCCATCGTGCGCATCCGCGTGCGCTGCAAGGACAAACTGATCTCACTCGACAGCTTCAACACGCCGAATTCGCCGCCACCGGAAATCGGCAGCGCCGTGACAATCTCGTTCCCGCGCGACATCCAGGTTCTGGAATCGGCGTAA
- a CDS encoding alpha/beta hydrolase yields the protein MKEALPLVLIPGLLADETTWKRQIEHFSRRHLVITPRDHFAKASIAVMADCILARLPPRFALVGWSMGGYISFEIMRKAASRVARLGLISTSARADAPGAAAERRESVALAERESPSVAWRQKMGLSFYRPDRLSAETLAEMEEMNDRLGVDLYRTQQEAIISRADSRPLLGGIRCPTLVICGTHDQRTPPACSWEIASAVKGAELHLLAECGHCSPIEDPASVNSLLGAWLERSID from the coding sequence ATGAAAGAAGCCCTTCCCCTCGTGCTTATTCCAGGCCTGCTCGCAGATGAGACGACGTGGAAACGTCAGATTGAGCATTTTTCGCGACGTCATCTCGTGATCACGCCGCGAGATCACTTTGCAAAGGCTTCGATCGCCGTAATGGCCGACTGCATTCTCGCGCGGCTGCCCCCGCGGTTCGCGCTCGTGGGCTGGTCCATGGGCGGCTACATCTCATTCGAAATCATGCGCAAGGCGGCGTCGCGCGTCGCGCGTCTCGGGCTGATCAGCACATCTGCGCGCGCTGACGCGCCCGGCGCGGCCGCTGAACGGCGCGAGAGCGTTGCTCTTGCCGAGCGCGAGTCTCCGTCGGTGGCGTGGCGCCAGAAGATGGGACTAAGCTTCTATCGGCCGGATCGGCTGTCGGCCGAAACGCTCGCAGAAATGGAAGAGATGAATGACCGTCTCGGCGTCGACCTCTACCGGACGCAGCAGGAGGCGATTATCAGTCGGGCCGACAGCCGCCCGCTGCTCGGCGGCATTCGCTGCCCGACGCTCGTGATCTGCGGCACGCATGACCAGCGTACGCCGCCAGCCTGTTCATGGGAGATCGCCTCAGCGGTGAAAGGCGCCGAGCTTCACCTCCTCGCCGAATGCGGCCATTGCTCGCCGATCGAGGACCCCGCGAGCGTCAATTCGCTACTTGGCGCATGGCTGGAGCGCTCGATCGACTAG
- a CDS encoding ABC transporter substrate-binding protein, with protein MNRRDILLAGASAAATASVSIGSRGALAQGAKEITIGVIYPLSGANAQIGVDAKHAFETAADLINNAHDLDLPTARNAGLPGLGGAKVKLVYADHQGDPQKGRSEAERLITQDKVAAIVGAYHSAVSATVSATCERYGVPFVCADSSSPSLHRRNMKFFFRPAAHDEMFSGAMFQFLDNLKKKGKKIETVGLFFEDTIFGTDSSNVQRKLAGDLGFKVVADIKYRSNSPSLTAEIQQLKNVDADVVMPSTYTTDAILMVKTMAELGYKPKNIVAQAAGFSEKVVFDAVGDKLQGLISRASFSLDMATKRPMVKTINDMYKTRAGRDLNDNTSRQVMAMVVLADAIDRAKTVDGAKIRDALAATDIPGERTFMPWSRVKFGEDGQNICADPVLLQYVKDSFVTIFPSTVAVAEPLWPMNA; from the coding sequence ATGAATCGCAGGGACATTCTTCTCGCTGGCGCGTCTGCCGCCGCAACCGCGAGTGTTTCGATCGGATCGCGCGGCGCGCTGGCGCAGGGCGCGAAGGAAATCACTATCGGCGTCATCTATCCGCTCTCCGGCGCCAACGCGCAGATCGGCGTCGACGCCAAGCACGCCTTCGAGACGGCTGCCGATCTGATCAACAACGCTCATGATCTCGACTTGCCGACCGCCAGGAACGCCGGTCTGCCGGGCCTTGGCGGCGCAAAAGTGAAGCTCGTCTACGCCGATCATCAGGGCGATCCGCAGAAGGGCCGTTCCGAAGCCGAGCGTCTGATCACGCAGGACAAGGTCGCGGCCATTGTCGGCGCCTATCATTCAGCGGTGTCAGCGACCGTCAGTGCGACATGCGAACGTTACGGCGTTCCCTTTGTCTGTGCGGACTCCTCGTCTCCGAGCCTGCATCGTCGCAACATGAAGTTCTTCTTCCGGCCCGCCGCGCATGATGAGATGTTCTCGGGCGCCATGTTTCAGTTTCTCGATAATTTGAAGAAGAAAGGCAAAAAGATCGAGACGGTGGGCCTGTTCTTCGAAGATACGATCTTCGGGACCGACTCCTCGAACGTGCAACGCAAGCTGGCTGGCGATCTCGGATTCAAGGTTGTCGCCGACATCAAATATCGTTCGAATTCGCCATCGCTGACCGCGGAAATCCAGCAGCTCAAGAATGTCGACGCCGACGTGGTCATGCCTTCGACCTACACCACGGACGCGATCTTGATGGTGAAGACGATGGCGGAACTCGGCTACAAGCCGAAGAACATCGTGGCGCAGGCGGCTGGCTTCTCCGAGAAGGTCGTCTTCGATGCTGTCGGCGACAAGCTGCAGGGCCTGATCTCACGCGCCAGCTTCTCGCTCGACATGGCGACGAAGCGGCCGATGGTGAAAACGATCAACGACATGTACAAGACGCGCGCCGGCCGCGACCTCAACGACAACACGTCGCGTCAGGTGATGGCGATGGTGGTCCTCGCCGACGCGATCGATCGCGCAAAGACGGTAGACGGCGCCAAGATCCGCGACGCGCTGGCCGCCACCGACATTCCAGGCGAGCGCACTTTCATGCCGTGGTCGCGCGTGAAATTCGGCGAAGATGGCCAGAACATCTGTGCCGACCCCGTGCTGCTGCAATATGTGAAGGACAGTTTCGTCACCATTTTCCCGTCGACAGTTGCGGTCGCCGAACCGCTCTGGCCGATGAACGCGTGA
- a CDS encoding branched-chain amino acid ABC transporter permease, whose protein sequence is MSDAMALTATPAEQAAFAARRIRQLVAAAIVFAAIAAIPLALSDVYLLNVLVLTLMYAAVSQGWNILGGYCGQISLGHALYFGVGAYATSVLFVNYGVTPWAGMLVGGAMSAIIALMLGYLCFRLKGHYFSIATIVIAEIGLLLVHNWDFVGGALGIQWPFGPDSWATLQFARNKLPYVYFALGLLIATWLVTWMIEDSRWGYWWRAVKDNPEAAESLGVEVFRSKMAAAALSAFFTAIGGAFYAAFVSYIDPESVMSFRFSLLFALPAVLGGIGTLWGAVAGAFILIPLTEITRSYLGGSGSGLDLVIYGALVMVVALARPEGLTSLAPRARKGAAS, encoded by the coding sequence ATGAGCGACGCCATGGCTCTCACAGCCACGCCCGCGGAGCAGGCCGCCTTTGCAGCGCGCCGCATCAGGCAGCTCGTCGCGGCCGCGATCGTCTTCGCCGCAATCGCCGCGATCCCGCTCGCGCTTTCCGACGTCTATCTCCTGAACGTGCTGGTGCTGACGCTGATGTACGCCGCCGTGTCGCAGGGCTGGAACATCCTCGGCGGCTATTGCGGACAGATTTCGCTCGGCCACGCGCTTTATTTCGGCGTCGGCGCCTATGCGACGAGCGTGCTCTTCGTGAATTACGGCGTGACGCCGTGGGCTGGCATGCTCGTTGGGGGCGCGATGTCTGCGATCATCGCGCTGATGCTCGGCTATCTCTGCTTCCGGCTGAAGGGCCACTATTTCTCGATCGCGACCATCGTGATCGCCGAGATCGGCCTGCTGCTCGTCCACAACTGGGATTTCGTCGGCGGCGCGCTCGGCATCCAGTGGCCATTCGGCCCCGATAGCTGGGCGACGCTGCAGTTCGCGCGCAACAAATTGCCCTATGTCTATTTCGCGCTCGGCCTTCTCATCGCGACATGGTTGGTCACCTGGATGATCGAGGATTCACGCTGGGGCTATTGGTGGCGCGCGGTGAAGGACAATCCCGAAGCTGCGGAGAGTCTCGGAGTCGAAGTCTTCCGTTCAAAGATGGCGGCGGCGGCGCTCTCGGCTTTCTTCACCGCGATCGGCGGCGCCTTCTATGCCGCCTTCGTCTCCTACATCGATCCTGAAAGCGTGATGAGCTTCCGCTTCTCGCTGCTGTTCGCATTGCCTGCGGTGCTTGGCGGCATCGGCACGCTGTGGGGCGCGGTCGCCGGAGCATTCATCCTCATTCCGCTGACTGAAATCACCCGCAGCTATCTCGGCGGTTCGGGTTCGGGTCTCGACCTCGTGATCTATGGCGCGCTCGTGATGGTGGTCGCGCTGGCGCGGCCCGAAGGGCTGACGAGTCTCGCGCCCCGCGCACGCAAGGGAGCGGCGTCATGA
- a CDS encoding ABC transporter ATP-binding protein, whose translation MSADVLLEVDNVTKRFGGLVANSDVSMHVRRGEILGLIGPNGAGKSTLFNLIAGAYEPTAGRILFEGRDITGLTAPARCRAGIARTFQVPRSFDSMTVLENVMVGGFARHGSASVARRLAIETLDFAGLSHRSDASAGELTPPEKRRLEVARALATEPKLLLLDEVMTGLTPSEARLGVELVRRVRDRGVTIVMVEHVMEIVMPLVDRAVVLNLGRLLAEGAPTDVVRNEDVIAAYLGDRRCAA comes from the coding sequence ATGAGCGCGGACGTTCTGCTCGAAGTCGACAATGTCACCAAGCGTTTCGGCGGCCTCGTCGCGAATTCGGACGTCTCGATGCATGTGCGCCGCGGCGAGATTCTCGGTCTGATTGGACCGAACGGGGCCGGCAAGTCGACTCTCTTCAATCTGATCGCTGGCGCCTATGAGCCGACGGCGGGCCGCATTCTGTTTGAGGGGCGTGACATCACCGGGCTGACTGCGCCGGCGCGCTGCCGCGCCGGCATCGCGCGCACATTCCAGGTGCCGCGCTCGTTCGACTCGATGACGGTGCTTGAGAATGTAATGGTCGGCGGTTTCGCGCGCCATGGCTCGGCGTCCGTCGCGCGCCGACTTGCGATCGAGACGCTGGATTTCGCCGGCTTGTCGCATCGTTCCGACGCATCGGCCGGCGAGCTCACGCCGCCGGAAAAACGCAGGCTCGAAGTGGCGCGGGCGCTGGCGACAGAGCCGAAGCTGCTTCTGCTCGACGAAGTGATGACAGGACTGACGCCGAGCGAGGCGCGGCTGGGCGTCGAACTCGTGCGCCGTGTGCGCGATCGCGGCGTGACCATCGTGATGGTCGAGCATGTCATGGAGATCGTGATGCCGCTCGTCGATCGCGCCGTGGTGCTCAATCTCGGCCGGCTGCTGGCCGAAGGCGCGCCGACGGACGTGGTAAGAAACGAGGATGTGATCGCCGCCTATCTCGGAGACCGCCGCTGTGCTGCTTGA
- a CDS encoding ABC transporter permease, with the protein MTIAFDASPEPVAPVAKGRNFSLRAHSLTVACLATLAAFVITAIVAPLLVGDYFTINTRIRLKPPGEEFWFGTDHLGRDIFARTLVGTRNSLIVGVSIALLTTAVGVLIGLYSGYFRRGDEIIMRIMDGLMAIPGILLAVALVSVLGGGIATVIVAITITETPRMARIVRGVTLTLREQPFVAATIAMGATTSRILFLHILPNTIGVLAVQATYVCASAIITESILSFLGVGAPPEVPSWGNIIALGRQYFQIAPWIIFFPGLFLSALILVINILGDTLRDGLDPRLTRNGGR; encoded by the coding sequence ATGACGATCGCTTTCGACGCATCTCCAGAGCCGGTTGCTCCCGTCGCGAAGGGCCGTAACTTCTCCCTGCGTGCTCATTCACTGACAGTCGCATGCCTGGCGACGCTCGCCGCCTTCGTGATCACGGCGATCGTCGCACCGCTGCTTGTCGGCGATTATTTCACAATCAACACGCGCATCCGCCTCAAGCCGCCCGGGGAGGAATTCTGGTTCGGCACAGATCATCTCGGGCGTGACATCTTCGCGCGCACGCTGGTCGGAACACGCAACTCGCTCATCGTTGGCGTTTCGATCGCATTGTTGACGACCGCTGTCGGCGTTTTGATTGGCCTCTATTCCGGTTATTTCCGCCGGGGCGACGAAATCATCATGAGGATCATGGACGGCCTCATGGCGATTCCGGGCATCCTGCTCGCGGTGGCGCTCGTGTCGGTTCTCGGCGGAGGAATCGCCACCGTGATCGTCGCCATCACCATCACGGAAACGCCGCGCATGGCGCGCATCGTCCGCGGCGTCACGCTCACGCTGAGGGAGCAGCCCTTTGTCGCCGCGACGATCGCGATGGGCGCAACGACGTCACGAATCCTTTTCCTGCACATCTTGCCAAACACGATCGGCGTGCTCGCCGTGCAGGCGACCTATGTGTGCGCCTCCGCGATCATAACCGAATCCATTCTCAGCTTTCTCGGCGTAGGCGCGCCGCCCGAAGTTCCGAGCTGGGGGAATATCATTGCGCTTGGACGGCAATATTTCCAGATCGCGCCCTGGATCATCTTCTTCCCCGGACTCTTCCTTTCGGCGCTCATCCTCGTGATCAACATCCTTGGCGACACGCTACGCGATGGACTCGATCCGCGGCTGACTAGGAACGGCGGCCGCTAG
- a CDS encoding LysR family transcriptional regulator, producing MPDFRSLEVLYWAAHLQSFRKAAERLNTTQPAVSQRISALESEFGARLFERTSRSISVTAKGRALVEYAERFLRLRADMMSALATPAAMSGVVRLGVSETIVHTWLARFIERAHAVYPNIVIDISVDVSPVMRNALVDREIDMAFLLGPVSEPNMSNLPLCDYPLAFVAAPGLVLGPEPLSHENILAYPLITYPKSTAPYLLLYEGLSAPHLPSPRIFSNSSLSTIVRMTMDKIGLSVIPPVVISAELARGDLRLVETALTLPALNFTATYPIQLGGGLAAPLAQLAREIAVTA from the coding sequence GTGCCCGATTTTCGCAGTCTCGAGGTTCTGTATTGGGCGGCCCATCTGCAGAGTTTCCGCAAGGCCGCGGAGCGGCTTAACACGACCCAACCGGCGGTTTCCCAGCGCATTTCGGCGCTTGAATCGGAATTTGGCGCGCGGTTGTTCGAGCGTACGTCACGCTCGATCAGCGTCACCGCGAAAGGGCGCGCGCTCGTCGAATACGCCGAGCGCTTTTTGCGGTTGCGGGCGGACATGATGAGCGCGCTTGCGACGCCGGCGGCGATGAGCGGCGTTGTTCGCCTCGGCGTGTCGGAGACGATCGTTCACACTTGGCTCGCGCGTTTCATCGAACGCGCTCATGCGGTCTATCCCAACATCGTCATCGACATCAGCGTTGATGTTTCGCCGGTCATGCGCAACGCGCTCGTCGATCGCGAAATCGACATGGCCTTTCTGCTCGGGCCGGTCAGCGAGCCGAACATGTCGAACCTGCCGCTGTGCGATTACCCGCTCGCCTTCGTCGCGGCACCCGGTCTCGTGCTGGGACCCGAACCGCTCTCGCATGAGAATATTCTCGCCTATCCCTTGATCACTTACCCCAAGAGCACGGCGCCGTATCTGCTGTTGTACGAGGGACTGAGCGCTCCGCATCTGCCGTCGCCGCGCATCTTCAGCAATTCGTCGCTCTCCACCATCGTCCGTATGACAATGGACAAGATCGGGCTGAGCGTCATTCCGCCGGTTGTGATCAGCGCGGAACTGGCGCGCGGGGACCTGCGCCTGGTCGAGACCGCTCTGACGCTGCCGGCGCTGAACTTCACCGCCACCTATCCCATTCAGCTTGGCGGCGGGCTTGCCGCTCCGCTCGCCCAACTCGCCCGCGAGATCGCCGTCACGGCATGA
- a CDS encoding branched-chain amino acid ABC transporter permease, translating into MTTQALLQVLASGLLMGLIYALIAVGLSLIFGLMDVVNFAHGEFLMIAMYAAFGLVLLTALDPIVLAPLVAALMFCVGGLAYLGVVRFAMRAKANAGMVQIFATFGLAILIQGAAQYLFTPDYRNIQTSWLGGKTFEVGGVFLPLPQIFGGFVSIVAFAGLYLLMTRTDFGKALEATREDQGAVALVGIDRNKVFAIGWGLGAALVGLAGVVLSIFYYIHPQVGSAFALIAYVTVALGGFGSVFGALAAGMIVGVVEAITAIVLPPALKSIGVYALYLGVVFIRPSGLFGRL; encoded by the coding sequence ATGACGACGCAAGCGCTGTTGCAGGTGCTGGCGAGCGGGCTGCTGATGGGGCTGATCTACGCCCTCATCGCAGTCGGCCTCTCGCTGATTTTCGGTCTGATGGACGTGGTGAATTTCGCCCATGGCGAATTTCTCATGATCGCCATGTACGCCGCCTTCGGGCTTGTTCTCCTGACAGCGCTCGACCCGATCGTGCTGGCGCCGCTGGTTGCGGCGCTCATGTTTTGCGTCGGCGGGCTCGCCTATCTCGGCGTCGTGCGCTTCGCCATGCGCGCCAAGGCGAACGCCGGCATGGTGCAGATTTTTGCGACCTTCGGGCTCGCGATCCTGATCCAGGGCGCGGCGCAGTATCTGTTCACGCCGGACTACCGCAACATCCAGACCTCCTGGCTCGGCGGCAAGACGTTTGAGGTGGGAGGCGTCTTTCTGCCATTGCCGCAAATCTTCGGCGGCTTCGTCTCGATCGTCGCCTTCGCGGGACTCTATCTCCTGATGACGCGGACCGATTTCGGCAAGGCGTTGGAAGCGACGCGCGAGGATCAGGGCGCGGTTGCGTTGGTTGGCATCGACCGCAACAAGGTGTTCGCGATTGGATGGGGTCTTGGAGCGGCGCTTGTTGGTCTCGCCGGTGTTGTGCTCTCAATCTTCTACTACATCCATCCGCAGGTAGGTTCGGCCTTCGCGTTGATCGCCTATGTCACCGTTGCGCTCGGCGGCTTCGGCAGCGTGTTCGGCGCGCTTGCGGCGGGCATGATTGTCGGCGTCGTCGAGGCGATAACGGCGATTGTGCTGCCTCCTGCGCTGAAATCGATCGGCGTCTATGCGCTTTATCTCGGCGTTGTGTTCATCAGGCCAAGCGGCCTGTTCGGGAGGCTGTGA
- a CDS encoding putative hydro-lyase: MTSNIAIPSIGPGAEPARAARLACRSGALTGSTAGVAPGFVQGNLAVLPKDLANDFLRFCQVNPRPCPVIGVSDVGDFRVPSLGADLDIRTDFPGYRIWRNGELVEETADATRWWRDDLVAFVIGCSLSFEEALAAEGIPLRHIESGVRVPMYRTNIPCAPAGRFAGPMVVSMRPLMPAQAIRAIQITTRFPAVHGAPVHIGLPHLIGVNDLSKPDYGDAVSIREDELPTFWACGVTPQSVIAAAKVEFAITHAPGCMLVTDRRNTEFAVL; the protein is encoded by the coding sequence ATGACCAGCAACATCGCGATCCCATCGATTGGCCCGGGCGCCGAACCGGCTCGCGCAGCGCGGCTCGCCTGCCGGTCGGGAGCGCTGACCGGTTCGACCGCCGGCGTTGCGCCCGGCTTCGTGCAAGGCAATCTCGCGGTGCTGCCGAAGGATCTCGCCAATGACTTCCTGCGCTTCTGCCAGGTCAACCCGCGCCCATGTCCGGTGATCGGAGTCTCCGATGTCGGCGATTTCCGCGTCCCGTCGCTTGGCGCCGATCTCGACATCCGCACCGATTTTCCCGGCTATCGCATCTGGCGGAATGGAGAACTCGTTGAAGAGACGGCCGATGCGACGCGCTGGTGGCGGGATGATCTCGTAGCTTTCGTCATCGGCTGCTCGCTCTCCTTTGAAGAGGCTCTTGCCGCCGAAGGAATTCCGCTCCGCCATATCGAAAGCGGCGTGCGCGTGCCGATGTACCGCACCAATATTCCCTGCGCGCCGGCAGGGCGCTTCGCTGGGCCGATGGTTGTGTCGATGCGGCCTTTGATGCCGGCGCAGGCGATCCGCGCAATCCAGATCACGACGCGCTTTCCCGCCGTCCACGGCGCGCCGGTGCATATCGGTCTGCCCCATCTGATCGGCGTGAATGATTTATCGAAGCCCGACTATGGCGACGCGGTCTCTATCCGCGAAGACGAATTGCCGACATTCTGGGCGTGCGGCGTGACGCCGCAATCAGTGATCGCAGCAGCGAAAGTGGAGTTCGCAATCACGCATGCGCCCGGCTGCATGCTGGTGACGGACCGTCGAAACACGGAGTTCGCGGTGCTGTGA